From one Candidatus Acididesulfobacter guangdongensis genomic stretch:
- a CDS encoding glutamate--tRNA ligase — MVKTRFAPSPTGYLHIGGARTALFNYIYAKHFGGRFILRIEDTDFERSLKAYEEDIVKSMQWLGLVSDEPILYQSQRLNIYKEYCQKLLDEGKAYNCYCTAESLEEDKNKLIAEGKKPMYSGKCRNLSDDEQNLNLPHVVRFKTNRSGGSKFTKFKDLIRDQSVSVNHSEIDDFVIMRTDGIPTYNFAVVIDDALMGITHIIRGDDHLSNTPKQILLYEALGFEPPAFAHVSMILGNDGKRLSKRHGATAVMQYKNDGFLPEAIINYLVRLGWSHGNDEILSLDEMIQYFDLKHISKSAGVFNKEKLLWLNAHYIKQKTAEELTSLINDINVNNNNIDNGNNSAEKGKVIQYSENVAVLIDALKPRAKTLVEIKEKMGFYLNEGNIAYDDNLLSEIDKFKLNESDNNEYNDNSEQKKANADEAIYFLNQLVDFVKNLRLDSLNLNSADCLNFIKESFNDFFSKNKWSLKHKAMLIRIALTGEKISPGIYEVIFALGEARTLKRINDFIEFVRKNNN, encoded by the coding sequence ATGGTAAAAACAAGATTTGCACCGAGTCCGACAGGGTATCTGCATATCGGCGGAGCTAGAACTGCACTGTTTAATTATATATATGCCAAACATTTCGGCGGCAGATTTATTTTAAGAATTGAAGACACGGACTTCGAACGGTCTTTAAAAGCGTATGAAGAAGATATCGTCAAAAGTATGCAGTGGCTCGGACTGGTGTCTGACGAACCAATTCTGTACCAATCCCAGAGATTAAATATATACAAAGAATATTGCCAAAAACTTTTAGATGAAGGTAAAGCCTACAATTGTTACTGTACTGCGGAATCTCTCGAAGAAGATAAAAACAAACTTATAGCAGAAGGCAAAAAACCGATGTATTCAGGAAAATGCCGCAACTTATCAGATGATGAACAGAATTTAAATTTACCGCATGTAGTGAGATTTAAAACGAATAGAAGCGGCGGCAGCAAGTTTACCAAATTTAAAGATCTGATACGGGACCAGTCTGTTTCTGTTAATCACAGTGAAATTGACGATTTTGTTATTATGCGGACAGACGGGATACCTACATATAATTTTGCCGTTGTTATAGACGACGCCCTTATGGGCATTACACATATTATAAGAGGAGACGACCATTTAAGCAACACTCCTAAGCAGATACTGCTTTATGAAGCTCTTGGATTTGAGCCTCCTGCGTTTGCCCATGTTTCAATGATTCTCGGGAATGACGGCAAAAGACTGTCCAAAAGACACGGCGCAACGGCGGTTATGCAATATAAAAATGACGGTTTTTTACCTGAAGCTATTATAAATTATCTCGTAAGATTGGGCTGGTCTCACGGCAACGATGAAATACTGTCGCTCGACGAGATGATACAATATTTTGATTTAAAACATATAAGCAAATCCGCAGGCGTATTTAATAAAGAAAAATTATTATGGCTCAATGCTCATTATATAAAACAAAAAACGGCTGAGGAATTAACAAGTCTGATAAATGATATAAATGTAAACAACAACAACATAGATAATGGAAATAATAGCGCCGAAAAAGGCAAAGTAATTCAATATAGTGAAAATGTTGCGGTTTTAATAGACGCTTTAAAGCCAAGAGCAAAAACATTAGTTGAAATAAAGGAAAAAATGGGTTTTTATTTAAATGAAGGCAATATTGCTTACGATGATAATCTGCTCAGCGAAATAGACAAATTTAAACTAAATGAGTCAGACAATAATGAATATAATGATAATTCGGAACAGAAAAAAGCTAATGCAGATGAAGCTATATATTTTCTGAATCAATTAGTGGATTTTGTCAAAAATTTGCGGTTAGACAGTCTAAACTTAAACAGCGCCGACTGCCTTAATTTTATAAAAGAATCTTTCAACGATTTTTTTTCTAAAAACAAATGGTCATTAAAACATAAAGCTATGTTAATAAGAATAGCGCTTACCGGAGAAAAGATAAGCCCCGGCATTTATGAAGTTATTTTTGCGCTTGGCGAAGCAAGAACTCTGAAAAGGATAAATGATTTTATAGAGTTTGTAAGAAAAAATAATAACTGA
- a CDS encoding ribonuclease HII produces the protein MKLICGIDEVGRGCLAGPVISAAIIIDKKLIPSGIKDSKLLTSDKREYFFDYLMKNAVSVSIGTSSNVEIDEINILNAALLSMERAFNNLTVKPDVVIIDGPYIPKGLKNLNSMNDVAPSGSASFKALSVIKADVKVKLVSCASIVAKVIRDRIMIEYYDKKYHGYGFRNHKGYATKEHKENILKLGLTDIHRKTFKFDR, from the coding sequence ATGAAATTAATCTGCGGTATTGATGAAGTCGGCAGAGGATGTTTAGCCGGTCCGGTAATCTCAGCCGCAATAATTATCGATAAAAAATTAATTCCGTCCGGCATTAAAGACTCCAAATTATTAACCTCCGACAAAAGGGAATATTTTTTTGACTATTTAATGAAAAATGCGGTTTCCGTATCAATCGGTACGTCTTCCAATGTTGAAATTGATGAAATTAATATATTAAACGCAGCATTGCTTTCTATGGAAAGAGCGTTTAATAATCTGACCGTAAAACCTGACGTAGTCATTATAGACGGTCCTTATATTCCTAAAGGACTGAAAAATCTGAATTCAATGAACGACGTTGCTCCTTCCGGCAGTGCTTCATTTAAAGCTCTGTCGGTTATAAAAGCAGATGTCAAAGTAAAATTAGTATCCTGCGCTTCTATTGTAGCAAAGGTTATAAGGGATAGAATTATGATAGAATATTATGATAAAAAATATCATGGATACGGTTTTAGAAATCATAAAGGATATGCGACAAAGGAACATAAAGAAAATATTCTAAAATTAGGATTAACCGATATACATAGAAAAACATTCAAATTTGACAGATAA
- a CDS encoding YraN family protein yields MKAKSLNRKKGETGEKLAKEFLEKLGYKIIAVNFRKKCGEIDIIADKSQNNIYFIEVKSRFQNNFGMPLEAVNGKKMDKIAKVSELFLLEYPEIPKSINYAIISIEYLSNSSIKLIFFENGFD; encoded by the coding sequence ATGAAGGCGAAATCATTAAACAGGAAAAAGGGAGAAACCGGAGAAAAATTAGCCAAAGAATTTTTAGAGAAATTAGGATATAAAATTATAGCGGTTAATTTTAGAAAAAAATGCGGGGAAATTGATATAATAGCGGATAAAAGTCAAAATAACATCTATTTCATAGAGGTTAAATCAAGATTTCAGAATAATTTTGGAATGCCCTTAGAAGCCGTTAACGGTAAAAAGATGGATAAGATAGCAAAAGTGTCGGAACTATTTTTGCTGGAGTACCCTGAAATACCGAAATCAATAAACTATGCAATAATATCAATAGAATACCTATCTAACAGTTCGATTAAACTTATATTTTTTGAAAATGGATTTGATTAA
- a CDS encoding NAD+ synthase produces MINQHLPKIDSANFKNINKLLVNFIREEVGRTGVNKIVLGLSGGIDSAVSCYLAAAALGSENVSAVMMPYKTSSSKSLEDAMQVVKDLNINYYITDITDQIDSYFDKPVYNKSYYNNSDLDFEKKFKENNNELKLRMGNKMARERMSILYDYSYILNSLVLGTSNKSELLLGYGTIYGDMASAVNPIGDIYKTQIYQLAKHLGVPDSLINKAPSADLWQDQSDEEELGFTYKLADEIMFLLIDKMYKPEVVISMGYNAAIIENIYNKIKKSQFKRRLPLIAKVSQRTINIDFRYLRDWV; encoded by the coding sequence ATGATCAATCAACATCTGCCGAAGATAGATTCGGCCAATTTCAAAAATATTAATAAACTGCTTGTGAATTTTATTAGAGAAGAAGTAGGCAGAACGGGTGTAAATAAAATTGTGCTGGGGCTGTCAGGCGGTATAGATTCCGCCGTTTCCTGCTATCTCGCGGCAGCGGCGCTCGGAAGCGAAAATGTTTCGGCAGTTATGATGCCCTACAAAACAAGTTCTTCAAAAAGTCTTGAAGATGCTATGCAAGTCGTAAAAGATTTAAACATAAATTATTATATAACTGATATAACCGACCAGATTGATAGTTATTTTGATAAGCCGGTTTATAATAAATCATATTATAATAATTCTGATTTGGATTTTGAAAAAAAATTTAAAGAAAATAATAATGAATTAAAACTCAGAATGGGCAATAAAATGGCACGGGAAAGGATGTCTATCTTATATGATTATTCTTATATTTTAAATTCTTTAGTGTTGGGTACAAGCAATAAATCAGAACTGTTATTAGGCTACGGAACAATATACGGCGATATGGCGTCTGCCGTAAATCCGATAGGCGATATTTACAAAACGCAGATATATCAGCTTGCGAAACATCTCGGCGTTCCCGATAGTTTGATAAACAAAGCTCCTTCGGCAGATTTATGGCAGGACCAGTCAGATGAAGAAGAACTCGGATTCACTTATAAATTGGCAGACGAAATTATGTTTCTTTTAATAGACAAAATGTATAAGCCTGAAGTTGTAATATCTATGGGCTATAATGCAGCTATTATAGAGAATATTTATAATAAAATAAAAAAATCGCAATTTAAAAGAAGATTGCCGTTAATTGCAAAAGTATCGCAGAGGACTATAAACATCGATTTCAGATATTTAAGAGACTGGGTTTGA
- the rsmI gene encoding 16S rRNA (cytidine(1402)-2'-O)-methyltransferase, producing MHSLYVVATPIGNLEDITIRALKTLRSVSLIACEDTRKTRILTSRYHIKSRLVSYHEYNKRGAAENIVLHILKTGDAALVTEAGTPLISDPGSYLVRMCIEKDIRVIPIPGPSSVITALSVSGVDVSEFTFVGFLPKKPGKRKNLLMRLQEEGRTFVVFEAARDIEKLFDVIENIFGNIKICYAKELTKFFENIKTKEIKYLREDFKNNPELLRGEITLIVSPTAPSNPTSS from the coding sequence ATGCATAGCTTGTATGTCGTTGCAACCCCGATAGGAAATCTCGAAGATATTACGATAAGAGCCCTGAAAACTTTACGCTCAGTCAGCTTAATAGCCTGCGAAGACACGAGAAAAACAAGAATTCTTACCTCACGATATCATATAAAATCCCGCCTTGTTTCATATCATGAATATAACAAAAGGGGTGCGGCGGAAAATATAGTTTTACATATTCTTAAAACAGGCGACGCTGCATTAGTTACCGAAGCCGGAACGCCGCTCATTTCCGATCCGGGTTCTTACCTTGTGAGAATGTGCATTGAAAAAGATATAAGGGTTATACCCATTCCTGGACCTTCCAGCGTTATAACCGCCCTGTCCGTATCCGGCGTGGATGTGTCCGAGTTTACTTTTGTAGGTTTTTTGCCTAAAAAACCCGGGAAAAGAAAAAATTTGCTCATGAGATTGCAGGAGGAAGGCAGAACTTTTGTTGTATTTGAAGCGGCAAGAGATATTGAAAAATTGTTTGATGTTATAGAAAATATTTTCGGCAATATAAAAATCTGTTATGCAAAAGAGCTCACTAAGTTTTTTGAAAATATTAAAACCAAAGAAATAAAATATTTGCGTGAAGATTTTAAAAACAATCCTGAACTTCTAAGAGGCGAAATTACATTAATAGTATCGCCTACGGCACCTTCTAACCCAACTTCATCATAA
- a CDS encoding MFS transporter — translation MNEGGDLRSELLHDVDEVGLVKHHFRTMFTAGMGFFTDAYDLFIIGVTIALLAPIWHLTPVDIAWLGSTSLIGAAMGAYVFGRISDIFGRKAVYGLEVIILTIAAIGSAFSQDIMQLIIWRFILGIGIGGDYPISAIIMSEYSNRKDRGKLIGMVFSLQGIGLIAGPIVAILILMLGVPHDIAWRILLGLGAIPAASVIYLRRKIKETPHYSLSVKGNVDGTVAAINDITGSNIKVKHDNQQVGVKAKAKWTDILKYPYNVRLLGTMGSWFLLDWAFYGNSISWPLVMKSFLPHATFIQGLALATIVFIVFAAPFYWIASFNLDTLGRKFIQTFGFIGMGLAYLIISLVSYSGYTLAPLAFMLIFGLSYVFVEFGPNMTTFIYPAEVYPTSIRGLGDGLSAGAGKTGAFIGTFLFPLLITTIKIQGTFLVLAIISVVGAILTLVTLPETKNVSLATVSEENQFVKDGDSESLQMEGHPAIK, via the coding sequence ATGAACGAAGGCGGAGATTTAAGAAGCGAGCTGCTTCATGATGTTGACGAAGTCGGTCTTGTAAAACATCATTTTAGGACTATGTTTACGGCGGGGATGGGGTTTTTTACGGATGCGTACGATTTGTTTATTATAGGGGTTACCATAGCCCTGTTGGCTCCGATATGGCATCTGACGCCCGTTGACATTGCATGGCTCGGCTCCACGTCATTAATCGGCGCTGCAATGGGCGCATATGTTTTCGGCAGGATATCCGATATCTTTGGAAGAAAGGCCGTTTACGGACTTGAAGTAATCATACTTACCATAGCCGCAATAGGTTCTGCCTTTTCTCAGGATATTATGCAGCTTATAATATGGAGATTTATACTCGGTATCGGCATAGGCGGCGATTACCCTATAAGCGCGATTATTATGAGCGAATATTCAAACAGAAAAGACAGAGGCAAATTAATCGGCATGGTGTTTTCCCTGCAGGGAATTGGATTAATAGCAGGTCCTATAGTTGCAATTTTAATACTTATGCTCGGCGTTCCGCATGATATAGCGTGGAGGATTTTATTAGGATTAGGCGCAATTCCTGCTGCAAGCGTTATCTATCTTAGAAGAAAGATTAAAGAAACTCCGCATTATTCGCTTTCAGTTAAAGGTAATGTTGACGGCACTGTTGCTGCGATAAATGATATAACCGGTTCAAATATTAAAGTCAAACATGACAATCAGCAGGTAGGAGTAAAAGCAAAAGCAAAATGGACGGATATATTAAAATATCCTTATAACGTGAGACTGCTGGGTACTATGGGAAGCTGGTTTCTGCTTGACTGGGCATTTTACGGAAACTCAATTTCATGGCCTCTTGTTATGAAATCGTTTCTTCCGCATGCAACGTTTATACAGGGGTTAGCTTTAGCAACCATTGTCTTTATAGTTTTTGCCGCTCCGTTTTACTGGATAGCGTCTTTTAACTTGGATACACTTGGCAGAAAATTTATACAGACATTCGGATTTATCGGTATGGGGCTAGCCTATCTTATAATATCGTTAGTAAGTTATTCAGGATACACTTTAGCGCCTTTAGCTTTTATGCTGATATTCGGATTGAGTTACGTATTCGTGGAGTTTGGACCGAACATGACGACATTCATTTATCCTGCCGAAGTATATCCGACTTCCATAAGAGGTCTTGGAGACGGTTTGTCGGCTGGAGCAGGAAAAACGGGGGCGTTTATCGGAACGTTTCTTTTTCCGCTGCTTATAACCACAATAAAGATTCAGGGAACATTTTTAGTTCTTGCTATAATTTCCGTAGTTGGAGCTATTTTGACCCTTGTAACGCTGCCTGAAACAAAAAATGTGTCTTTAGCAACAGTCAGCGAAGAAAATCAGTTTGTCAAGGATGGGGATTCTGAATCATTGCAGATGGAAGGACATCCCGCAATAAAATAA
- a CDS encoding PHP domain-containing protein: MKTIQKENYSKSDTHIHTSYSDGLNTPEEIVCAAACNNLNVIAITDHNRVKGAYIAKEYAEKNRHLNVDVIIGEEISTKNGHLIGLFIKNKIIPGKTAQDTIDEIHKQGGIAVCPHPYYPISYREKGSKPLRYLLSTLDFDAVEVINNSSIFAFFYNALSSLANASAGLPALGVSDAHSEEFVGKGFTRFAGVSAEDLRNTIAANNITAHFKTYSFKDTNKQLYYSIRSFYHYITIKNHAGY, translated from the coding sequence ATGAAAACAATCCAAAAAGAAAATTATTCAAAATCAGATACGCATATTCATACAAGTTATAGCGACGGATTAAATACTCCTGAAGAAATAGTTTGCGCCGCCGCCTGTAATAATTTGAACGTCATAGCTATTACCGACCACAATCGGGTGAAGGGAGCCTATATAGCAAAAGAGTATGCGGAAAAAAATCGCCATTTAAATGTCGATGTTATAATAGGAGAAGAAATATCTACAAAAAACGGACATTTAATAGGGCTTTTTATAAAAAATAAAATCATTCCGGGTAAAACCGCTCAGGATACTATCGATGAAATACATAAACAGGGCGGTATTGCCGTATGTCCGCATCCGTATTATCCTATTTCTTACAGGGAGAAAGGCAGCAAACCGCTGCGTTATCTGTTGAGCACCCTTGATTTTGATGCCGTTGAAGTTATAAATAACTCGAGCATATTCGCTTTTTTTTATAATGCCTTATCCTCTCTTGCAAACGCTTCTGCCGGTCTTCCTGCATTGGGGGTTTCCGATGCGCATTCTGAAGAATTTGTCGGCAAAGGTTTTACAAGATTTGCAGGCGTCAGCGCCGAAGATTTACGAAACACTATAGCTGCAAACAATATAACAGCCCATTTTAAAACATATTCTTTTAAAGATACAAATAAACAGCTCTATTATTCTATTAGATCGTTTTACCATTACATTACTATAAAAAATCATGCAGGCTATTAA
- a CDS encoding TolC family protein, producing MFFKRTYFRKNYNLIYFFSFIFLCFLFFSFFMLQTMTYPVQAAEVQYKSGDAGHTAAANDIVSLKYLINQALKNPEIKSSIYKYLGYKENISIAKSLPEPALGFGITDANGLNNPDIGINSMSYWKFSASQAIPFPTKLIINARIKKSIYKSLKDKTITLKLFTILNVKDVYYNLALLEKDISTFKENLSLLSILLKYADGDYASGRLSARGPIRIILETDQIKTRLILFEKQKNRLIYILSKLTGLKPAYFKNKKAKFTGKVKHFSDKFNKLMNTADKFNPALKEAKENIKTSRLGVDLANQGYYPNFSIFAGYGDRYSLQPVISGGISVSIPLYFNESQIPKIEKAKKYSINAAYKYDWVKLRTIQNLKTAVSNIKNDYKAYSINKNITEPEAELLFNSYAKSLMSGKVQTFPLLDSFIKLLLIKLKTYEFKAEYFKDGAFLDAVIGKNY from the coding sequence ATGTTTTTTAAAAGAACATATTTCAGAAAAAATTATAATTTGATTTATTTTTTTTCATTTATTTTTTTATGCTTTTTATTTTTTTCGTTTTTTATGCTGCAGACCATGACATATCCTGTTCAAGCGGCAGAAGTACAATATAAATCTGGTGATGCAGGACATACGGCTGCAGCAAACGATATTGTATCTTTAAAATATCTTATTAATCAGGCTTTAAAAAATCCTGAAATAAAATCAAGTATATATAAATACTTAGGATATAAAGAAAATATATCTATTGCTAAAAGTCTTCCGGAGCCGGCACTCGGATTCGGAATAACGGATGCGAACGGTCTGAACAACCCGGATATAGGCATTAACTCTATGAGCTACTGGAAGTTCAGCGCATCGCAGGCGATACCGTTCCCGACTAAACTTATAATAAACGCCAGAATTAAAAAATCAATATATAAATCATTAAAGGACAAAACCATTACATTAAAACTTTTTACGATTTTAAACGTTAAAGATGTATATTACAATCTTGCTCTGTTAGAAAAGGATATAAGCACCTTCAAAGAGAATCTGTCCCTTCTGTCCATTCTGCTGAAATATGCCGACGGAGATTATGCAAGCGGCAGATTAAGCGCAAGAGGTCCGATAAGAATAATTTTAGAAACAGACCAGATAAAAACAAGGTTGATATTATTCGAAAAACAAAAAAACAGATTAATTTATATATTGTCAAAATTAACCGGTCTTAAGCCGGCGTATTTTAAAAATAAGAAGGCAAAATTTACAGGGAAGGTTAAACATTTTTCCGATAAATTTAATAAACTTATGAACACGGCTGATAAATTTAATCCTGCTTTAAAAGAAGCAAAAGAAAATATTAAAACTTCTCGGCTGGGTGTAGATCTGGCAAATCAGGGCTATTATCCAAATTTTTCTATTTTTGCCGGTTACGGAGACAGATATTCTCTTCAGCCGGTAATATCAGGCGGCATATCTGTCAGCATCCCTTTATATTTTAATGAAAGTCAGATCCCCAAAATAGAAAAGGCAAAAAAATACAGCATTAACGCCGCCTATAAGTATGACTGGGTTAAATTAAGAACAATTCAGAATTTAAAAACTGCGGTAAGCAATATAAAAAATGATTATAAAGCTTACAGCATTAACAAAAATATAACCGAACCGGAAGCAGAACTTTTATTTAATTCATACGCTAAAAGTCTGATGTCCGGAAAAGTGCAGACTTTTCCGCTATTAGACAGTTTTATAAAACTGCTTTTAATAAAACTTAAAACTTATGAATTCAAAGCTGAATATTTTAAAGACGGCGCTTTTTTAGACGCCGTGATAGGGAAAAATTATTAA
- a CDS encoding efflux RND transporter periplasmic adaptor subunit, whose product MKKMSYIAGLVIALIAGIALSAAYFSNFGNNKPPKKIIKKMVMPVKKGVFVSSRQRQLYGITVGTVKYRKISRIIKSIGELTTAEPLIKKISLRYSGYITKLYANKPGMKIFAGEKLFKIYSPSIFNAEKNLFLAYKNYKNAKKTNYKFNISESKRYYRAAEKRLELYGGISGSQINEIKKGIYVKSDIAIYSDMSGILLKKYVYSGQHFTRGQTLFKIAGLNKLWMNAWIYQNDLKFIRKNSGVSVEFSAYPGRIFNGRVSFVYPYLKSRARITEARIVFNNRKGLLQPGMFGNVKFVIKPQRQLSVKASSVLWTGTKPLVFIYGGKGYFVPEHVVLGKRWGNYYPVINGLRAGEKVVTSGTFLISSDANLKQSVNSMAGMPGM is encoded by the coding sequence ATGAAAAAAATGAGTTATATAGCAGGTCTTGTTATAGCCCTAATAGCAGGTATTGCGCTGTCCGCAGCCTATTTTAGCAATTTTGGCAATAATAAGCCGCCAAAAAAAATAATAAAAAAAATGGTAATGCCGGTAAAAAAAGGAGTTTTTGTAAGTTCAAGGCAAAGGCAGCTTTACGGAATAACCGTCGGTACGGTTAAATACAGAAAAATAAGCCGCATTATAAAATCGATAGGCGAACTCACGACGGCGGAGCCGCTCATCAAGAAAATATCGCTAAGATATAGCGGATATATAACAAAACTTTATGCAAATAAACCCGGAATGAAAATTTTTGCCGGCGAAAAACTTTTTAAGATTTATAGTCCGTCTATTTTTAACGCAGAAAAAAATCTTTTTTTAGCCTATAAAAATTATAAAAATGCCAAAAAAACAAATTATAAATTTAATATTTCCGAAAGCAAACGATATTACCGGGCAGCCGAAAAAAGACTTGAACTATACGGCGGTATATCCGGCAGCCAGATAAATGAAATTAAAAAAGGTATTTATGTAAAATCAGATATTGCTATTTATTCTGATATGTCGGGAATTTTATTAAAAAAATATGTATATTCAGGTCAGCATTTTACACGCGGACAGACACTTTTTAAGATAGCCGGTTTAAATAAATTATGGATGAACGCATGGATTTATCAGAACGATCTAAAATTTATCCGCAAAAACAGCGGCGTATCGGTTGAGTTTTCAGCTTATCCGGGAAGAATTTTTAACGGCAGAGTATCTTTTGTCTATCCTTATTTGAAATCCCGCGCAAGAATCACCGAGGCGAGAATTGTTTTTAATAACAGAAAAGGGCTGCTGCAGCCGGGAATGTTCGGAAATGTCAAATTTGTAATAAAACCGCAGCGTCAATTATCGGTGAAAGCATCTTCTGTCTTATGGACCGGAACTAAACCGTTAGTTTTTATATACGGCGGCAAAGGCTATTTTGTGCCAGAGCATGTTGTTCTGGGTAAAAGATGGGGCAATTATTATCCGGTAATAAACGGTCTAAGAGCGGGCGAAAAAGTAGTAACTTCCGGCACGTTTTTAATTTCATCCGATGCAAATTTGAAACAGTCGGTTAATTCAATGGCAGGTATGCCCGGGATGTAA